The region GTTCCCCGGCACTCTTCGTATGTGTGGATGTAGTAGCCATGGCCGTGGCAGGGGAAGAGCTGAAGGATTATTTTGAGGTTTTGGGTACTGATAAGATTAAACTCATCCATTTTGCCGATACGTGCCATTATATTCTGGGAGATGGGCAACTTCCCTTGAAGGAATATCTGCAGACGCTGGAAGCCTATGACTATAAAGGAATTGTGGATCTGGAAATCAACGATTCCATTTACTGGGATGATCCTCATGGATCCATTGTAAAATCGGTGGAATGGCTGAAGGAAAATCTGGATTAGATCCTATGGTTGAAAAAATGGATGTTAACTCTTTGCATCATTGGATAAAAATGAAGAATACGGAGAAAGTGCGTTTCCAGGATATGGAACCGCACTTTCTTCGTATCAGCATGAAATCAAAGAATTATCGTGAGAAAACCGGAACCGCTTAGGCTTTCCTGCCTGTCGTTTGGGATTTCAGATGCTTTTTACGAATACTGGGAAGGAGTTCTCTTTTATATCAGGAAATATATATTTAATCTTCCATCATTTCATGGTATGATAAGCATGGAACATAATACAAACAAGAGAGTGCCTGCAAGAATATTACTCAGGTAGTTTATTATTTATAGATCGAAGAATTGCATAGGTGGAGTCCGGATATGAAACTGATGAATAAAGATGAATTTATCGCTAAGGAAATTAAATATGACCTTTTTGCCAGTCAGGCCAAAGAAGGAATGAAGCTGCCATCCGAACGAAAGCTGGCTGAAAAATATAATGTTCAGAGAATGACGGTCCGCCTGGCCCTGCAGAGGCTGGAACGGGAAAGCATTATAGAAGTAAGGCAAAGAAGCGGATATTATGTGAGACCCAAAAGGATAGACATTGACTTAAGGGAAATCATGTCTCTGTCTGAAAAAGCCAAAAATATAGGTAAGGATATAGAAAACAAGTTGCTGTCCCTGGAAATCGTGGAGACAGACAAGAAATTATCGAAAATAATTAAATTGCCCATTGGAAGAAAAATGTTTAAAATAGCAAGGGTACGGTATATCCTTGATGATTTGGAAAGGATCCCTGTTTCGCTGGATGAAGCATATATTCCCATGGACTTGGCGCCGGAATTAATGGATTATGATTTGGAACATTGTTCTTTATTTGAAATTTTAAAAAAGCAGTATGGTACCGTACCTTTTAAAGATCTTCAGAGAGTGTCCATTGTAAATGCAAATGAAAGAGAAGCGGATATTTTAAATGTTTCCAGACTGGCGCCCTTAGTTAAGAAAAAAAGCATGACATATGATAAAAACGGGGAGTTAATACAATATCTTTATTCCATAAAGAATAAAGACTGGACTTCATTTAAGCAGATTAATCCCATTATAAATGGAAAGATAGGTGGATTTATTGATTGATTACAGGATGCCATTGTATATTCAATTACAGGATATGATCATTAAGAAAATAGAGGATAAAGAGTATTTACCGGGAGAATTGATACCCAGTGAAAGAAAAATGGCGGAATTGTACGGTGTTAATCGGATGACAGTAAAAAGGACCATTCATGCACTAGTGGAAAAAGGGTACTTATACCGGATTCAGGGAAGCGGAACCTATGTGGCAAAGAGCGAAAGAGTAAAAGTCAATATGGGATTTGTGAATGAAATGATAAATGCAGGAATCACAGCCATGTTAAAGGACGTGGGAATGACCGTTACCAACCATGTGCTTGGAAAAGGAGATGTTGAGGCCGGACGGTTTATATGTGCGAAATTGGGTCTGGCCTTTGATGAACCTGTCTATGGACTTCACCGGGTCAGGCAGACGGGTGATAAAGCGATTGCTGTTGAATATACTTATGTACCAAAGAAATTTTTTCAGGATATGGATGAGATTGATTTTAAAAACGTTTCTCTTTATGATTACATGGAAGCCCGAAGCCATACGCCGCGGCATTTTGTTCAAAATTTAATCGTCGTGGAGGCAGCGGAAAAGGAAGCGAATTTACTTGGTGTGAAGGAGGGAAGCGCTATTTTTCTAATGGAATACATTGGCGCAGACATCAGCTATAATATTGTAGAATTTACGGAAAGCTATATGAATCCCGAAAATATTGATTTTCAGTATATGGTGGTCAATGCAGATGAGAATTAAGGTTCCATTGATCCGGTTTTAATAAATGAATAAGAGAATGGAAAAGACTATCGTTATTTTTATAACGATAGTCTTTTTTTGACACGACATTGGCTGTCCGGTGAAGGTATCAGGCTTTGGAAGCCGATGCCGGTGAACCGGATATATGCGGCAGCAATAAAAGAAAATAGTTTTCCTGTAAAAAAACACTTGTACAATTCTTTTAAAAGTGGTATATTAAAATTGAAAATAGGATTACAAAAGAAACCAGTTATAAGCAGCGAGGAAGTCAAAAAGAAAATGGGATTGATGTGAGGATTCCGGAAAAGAGGGGCTCAATGAAAAAATCAATGATTGACTATATTAAACTGTCATCATACAGATTGACGGATAATTTTGAACAACGCGAGGACATCGTGGAACAACTGTGCAGGGAGTATATTAACAGTGGAAAATGTGGTATAAAAATAGTTGCATCTGGTTCTTCCTACAATAGTGCTGCAGCTGCCAGATATTATATGCAGAATAAATTAGGTGAGGTGGTACATGTGATCACTCCCCATGGATATGTACATTTTGATGACTTGCCGCTGAAGAATATGTTTGAGATCGTCATTTCCCAAAGCGGATGTTCCACGAATTGCATCGAAGCGTTAAAGTACATGGGAGAAAAGGGAAAGTACCGGATTGTCTTAACCGGAAATATGGAAAGCAATATTAAAAATTATGGGGATCTGATCATTGATTATGGTGTGGGAATCGAAACTGTGGATTTCGTAACCATGGGAGTTGTGACATTGATGGAATTCCTGATGCTGTTTGCCCTGGAAGCGGGATACAGAAAGGGTAAACTGACCATGGAAGAAAAAAGGGAAAGCCTGGATAATTTTTATCATGCAATAGCAAAGCACTGCCGGGCGGTGGAAGCAGTTTCCGCATTTTTTGATAAATACAGACTGAACTTATCGGATACAGGCCCCACCCTTATCTGCGGAAATGGTCCTAATAAGGGGGCGGCCTTAGAAGGGGCCTTAAAATTCCAGGAGACATTAAAAATACCTGTTGCCGTCTATGAAACGGAAGAATTCCTACACGGGCCGGATATGCAGCTGGCACCAAATTACACGGTGTATTTCATCGATGATCCAGTGCCCGATGACCGGATCTATCATATATTTCAGGCGGCCGGAAAGGTAACCGGTAAGGCGTACTTCATCACCAGCAGGGAAGATGTCCCTGATGAACGGTGCATAAAGCTTCCTCTTGTCAAGGAAGAAGGGCTGACTCCGCTGTTAAGCACAGTGGTTTTTCAATATCTTTCGGCGGAATTAATGCAAGCCTTAGACACATGTCATTCCCACCCGTATTTTCGGGAATTTGAGAAGTTGGTCTCATGCAAGACAGAGAACTATGTCAAAATACTGCAGGACCTAGAGGAAAGAGACCGGTCATAAAGAAAGAGAGGTTGAAAAATGAGGCATTTGATCGTTGCGACCCATGGGGAAATGGCAAACGGAATTGTACATACCGCTGAGTTTGTATTGGGAAAACAGGAAGGGCTTCATGCTCTGGCAGCTTATACGCCGGTGTGTATGGACTTTCAACAAAAGCTGAAGGACCTTGTTGAAAAACTGATAAAAGAGGGGGAAGTGATTATTTTAACGGACTTATTTGGCGGCAGCGTCAATAATGAATCCATGGGTATTTTGCCTTCTGATAATGTACATATCATTGCAGGGGTGAATTTAGCTCTGGTCATTCAGTTACTGGCGGATGGAGAAAACGGTTCCACCGCTGAGCTGATCCAAAAGAGTATACAGGGGGCCAGAGATGCAATTATCTATTGCAATGCTTTCGTGGACAATGGCGGGCAGGAGTTGGAATTTGATCAATTTTAGGAGGGATACGAAATGATAAAAATGATTCGTGTGGATTACCGGTTATTGCATGGACAGGTAGCTTTTTCCTGGACTTCCATGCTGGGAGCGGATTGTCTGCTTCTGGTCAGTAACACGATCAGGGATGATCCTCTGCGCATGCAGACGTTGAAACTGGCAAAGCCGGAAGGGGTAAAGGTAGTCGTAAAAAATTCAGAAGACGCAGTCAGTGCCTTACAAAGCGGTGTGGCAGATAAGTATCAGTTATTTATTATTTGCGAAACCATTGAACTGGCAGCCGAGATTGCAAAAGCAGTTAAAATGAAATCCATTAATCTAGGCAACATACCTTTTGCGGAAGGCAAAAGGCAGGTGAGTAAAAGTGTTTTTTTAGATAGAGAGGAGGAAGAACGGTTAAAAGAAATGCGAAAGGACGGTTATGATCTGTACATTCAGATGGTGCCAACAGAAAAGAAAATTAATTGCCAGACAATTCTAGACTAGGAGGCGGTAATATGTTTCTAAAAACAGTGGGGATCGCATTAATTACATTACTCGGTTATTCGGAATGGTTAACCGGGACAAGCTTTATACAGAGGCCCATAGTTCTGGGTCCCTTGGTAGGGCTTATTATGGGGGATTTACAGAGTGGAATTATTATGGGAGCCATGCTTGAGCTTGCATTGGTGGGGGCGGTTTCAGTGGGTGCCTACAATCCTCCGGATCTTATTTCAGGAACAGTGCTGGGAGTTTCTCTGGCTATTCAGTCGGGGGCAGGAGCTTCCGCTGCATTAACCCTGGGAATACCTGTGGCTACTATAATGCTGGCCATGAACACCGGATTCGGACAGCCTGTCATGCTGATGCTCATTCACCAGTGTGATAAAAATGTTGAAACCGGTAATTTAAAGGCCTTTAAAAGGAATATGTTGATTGCCGGGTATATGCAGAACTGGTGTGGGATTATTTTCGTACCCATTGCATTCTATTTTGGTTCCGATGCGGTGACGCATTTATTGGGTAATATACCTTCTTTCATACAGACGGGAATGGAAATTGCCGCAGGATTGCTTCCGGCACTGGGCTTTGCTATGCTGGCGCAGATGATCATGAATAAAAAGGTTGCCCCGTTTTTTTTCCTTGGATTTTTCCTTGTGGCGTACGGAGGTATTACAACCACAGGAGCGGCAATTTTTGCAATCATTTTAGTATCCGTCATGCTGCTGCATCAGAATACCCAGGAGGTAAAAACTTCGGCAGCCGCATGCAGCAATCCCATAAAAGGAGATGGATTCGATGAATTTTAATTTATATCCTGAATTTACGAAAAGGCTGGATAAAAAAGATCTGATAAAAATTTTCTGGAGGAGCATTCCTTACGAGCATTCATGGAACTATGAGCGCTTGGGAAATGTGGGTTTTACCTTCGCGCTACTGCCCGTTCTGCAAAAACTGTATCCCGATAAAAAAGATCTGTCGGATGCCATGAAGCGCCATATGGAGCTTTATAATATCACTCCATATATTGTTACGCTCCCCTTGGGTATCGCAGCAGCGATGGAAGAAGCAAATGCGGAAAGCAAAGAATTTGACACTACATCAATCGCAAATGTGAAACTGGCGCTGATGGGCCCCTTTTCCGGATTGGGAGATGCCTTTTATTGGGGGACTCTTCGGATCCTGGCCACAGGAATTGGGACCACCCTGGCGTTGCAGGGGAATATTCTTGGGCCAATACTGTTTTTCCTGGCTTTTAATATCCCCCATTACTTGATTCGTTATATGTGCACATTTCTTGGATATCGTTTTGGTTCGGATATTATCTCTAAAATTGAGGAATCCGGGTTAATGAATAAAATAGTGCAGTATGCCTCCATTATGGGAATGATGGTGGTTGGAGCCATGACCATGGAGATGGTTCATATCAATTTCATCTCTGAAATCGGTATCGGAGAATCCATATCTACCTTGCAATCTTTGCTGGATGGGATTTTTCCTGGAGCGGCCACTTTCATGTTATTTGGAATTACATATAAGCTGCTTAAAAAGAAGATGAATCCGCTTGTTATCATGCTGTCATTGCTGGTATTTGGAATAATAGGGGCTTATTTCGGGTTCTTAGGTGTATAAAATATGAAAAAAGAGAGGTAAGAAATTATGTTACGAAATTTTAAGCTGGAAAAGTATTTGGAAGACGGGAAAAAAACATATTCAAAACGGGAAGATATTGAAAACCTGGCAGACAGCCTGACGGAAAAAAAGTTCAGGAATATTGTTATACTTGGTATTGGAGGAACCTGGGCGGAATGGTATGCCATCGTAGAATACTGCAGACATTTAAGTGATTTCCCCATCTATCTGGAAAATGCCGCCGAGTTCCTGGTAAAAAAGAACATGAATTACTTATCTAAGGACTCGCTGGTCATCACTTCCTCGGCATCAGGAAACACGAAAGAAATCCTGGAAGCAGTAAAGCTATGTATGGCCGAAGGGATCCGTGTATATGGATTTACAAGAGATGAAACAACACCTTTGGCTAAATTATTAACGAAAGCAATCTATAACCCGTGTGGCGACTGTGAACATTCCTACTTGATGTACTTTATGCTGGCATTGCGCCTGTATCACAATATGGGATATTTTGATTCCTATAAAAGGTGGGCGGATCAAATGCAGCACTTATATACCAATTTAATTAGAATTCGTGAGGAATTTGAACCGAGAGCTGCAGAAATTGCAAAAAAATATGCAAAGGAACCCTATACCATGTTTGTGGGCTCTGGTCTGTTATGGGGGGAAACCTACCTATTTACAATGTGCATTCTGGAAGAGATGCAGTGGGTACGCACGAAAGCCGTAACTTCCGCCGACTTCTTTCACGGTCCTCTGGAATTGGTGGAAAAGGATGTGCCGGTTTTCCTGGTCATGGGAGAAGATGAATACCGCCCGCTTGATGAACGGGTAGAGCGGTTTGCCAGGAAATTTACAGATAAGCTTGAAGTCTTTGATACCAAGGAATTTCATTTGACAGATATTGATGACGAGTTCCGGCTGATTGTAACGCCCATGATCATAACTGCCATCCTTACGGAAAGACTTGCGGTCCATTATGAACTGAACACGGGACACAGTCTGGAATTCAGGCGTTACTACCGTCAGTTTGAATATTAAAAATGGGAGGGCTGGCATCCTCTTCTCCACGAAAGGATGGTAACGGTATGCATTACGGATTTACTGTGGGGAAACGAGCAGGTGCTGTCGTTGCGGCGATTCAGAATCAAGGCTATTTGCAGGATCAATCAAAGGCAGATTACATAATTGGAAATTAGGGAAAATTTTAAGTGATTATGAACCTTGGGGAGTTACAAGCATAGCCCGGCTTTTTGCCGGGTTATTTTGCTTGATAGGAAAAAAGGGATATAATAGAAGATGAATAAAAGATTTGCATAAAGAAGGAACGACGTATTTGACCTATGTTAAATAAACATGATATAATAGGAAATGCTGACGGAAGCTATATCTGATGCATATTATAGAGCGGCGAGGATAACGGAATGAATCAGAACCGGGGAATTAACCAGGATGTGACACAGGAGATGAATCGGTCTCTCCTTTTGAAAAGTTTAAGAAGAGAAGGCGTATGCTCCAGAGCGCATCTGGCGGCACTTACGGGACTCAAACAGGCGACTGTGACCAACATCATGAAAGATTTCTTAAACTGGGGAATCGTAAAGGAGATTGGTTTCTTAAATGGCAGCAAAGGCCGCCGGTCGATTGGATTGTCCATCAATCCTGACGGCTATCGGGTGATGGGCGTGCGGCTTGCGAGAAAGCATTACAGTGTGGGACTATTTGATTTGACAGGTAAACAGATTGTGAAAGAGCGGGTGGATTTTGAGCTGGAAAAGCAGCCTGGTGCGGAAGAAATCTTAAATCAGATTGTAGGGCGGATGCGCCTGATGATTCAGCAGTATGGAAAGGACTCTGTACTGGCTGCAGGGCTTGCAGTGCCGGGACCGTTTATCGCAAAAAAAAGCCGTATCGCATTGATTACGGGTGCGGATATATGGAAAGATATTGAGTTGAAAGCATTTTTTAACCGGGAACTGGATATCCCGGTGTTCCTGGAACACAACGCAAATGCCGGAGCTTATGCTCATATGTGGGAATTGAAGGAGGCCTATCATGATGACATCCTGGTTTACATTGCTGCCGGTCAGGGGATTGGAGCAGGAATCGTGATGAATGGCAAAATCTACGAAGGGGCGCTGGGAACATCGGGAGAGATTGGACATATGACGATTGACAGAAACGGGAAACCTTGTGCCTGCGGAAACAGAGGCTGTCTGGAGCGTTACGCTTCCTCGCTGGAACTTGTAAAGACAGTGTATGGAGAGCGTGCCGGTATGGATGGCTGTAAATTCGAGGATTTGGAACAGCGGATCAAAAGCGGGGATACTATCGGTACCGAGCATTACCGCAGAGCCTGTGAGAGCCTTGGCGTTGGAATCATAAACATTATCAATGTAATTAACCCGGACCGGATTATTATCGGTGATGATATGGCACGTCCGAATCCGGAATTAATGGAGCAGACCGTGCGGGAAACGGTGCAAAAAGGGATTTTGCCGGATGTATGGGAGGAGCTTACGCTTTCCATCAGTGAGTACCAGGGAGACCCCATTCTGACAGGTGCGGCTATTGTGGCGATTGACAGGGTCTTTGACTGCCCTGGACAGTTTATAAAGAACTGAATATTGGAATATGCGAAAGCAGCATGAAAGTCATGGAATATTTACGGGCAGGATGACTTTGGTGCTGTTTTTTGTTTGCCGGTTCAAAAGAAAAAATATCAAAAAGCAAATATCCTATTGACATTTTTGCAAAAAATGGTATTGTTTAATAAGATATATTAATTAAATGAATTAATACATAAAATGAAAATAAGATTAAGATGAATGAAAGGGGAAAGAAAATGAAATTTTTTGTCGACACAGCGAAGGTAGAGGATATCAAAAAGGCAAATGATATGGGAATTATCTGCGGGGTAACAACGAACCCGTCACTGATTGCCAAGGAAGGCAGGGATTTTGTGGAAGTAATCCGGGAGATTACTTCGATTGTAGATGGACCAATCAGCGGGGAAGTGAAAGCTACGACCACAGATGCCTTGGGAATGATGAAAGAGGGGCGTGAGATTGCGGCAATCCATCCGAACATGGTGGTTAAAATTCCGATGACAGTCGAAGGCTTAAAAGCGGTGAAGGTTTTGACTGCCGAGGGAATCAAAACCAATGTGACTTTGGTTTTCAGCGCAAACCAGGCGCTGCTTGCAGCACGTGCAGGTGCGACTTATGTATCACCATTTCTGGGGCGTCTCGATGATATTTCCCAGCCAGGTATGGACCTAATCAGGACAATTGCAGATATTTTCCGGATCTCAGGAATTGAGACGGAGATCATTGCTGCCAGTGTGCGGAACCCGATTCATGTGATTGACTGTGCGCTTGCAGGGGCGGATATTGCCACGGTTCCCTACGGTGTATTGGAGCAGATGACGAAGCATCCGCTGACCGAGCAGGGGATTGAAAAATTCCAGGCGGATTATCGTGCAGTTTTTGGAGCGTAAGCGGAATGACTGCTAAAATATCCGTCGGATGAGACGGAAATATTCCGGCAGGTGCTGGAAGTTGCCAGAGGAGTTAAGTAAAGCGGAAGTGAAACCGAATAGGTTTTCTTCCGCTTTTGTTGTGAAGGCTGAATCAATTATTTAGCTGCCCATAGTTCAATTTCTAGTTTTATCTCTTCTAACCCTAAGGCATTTACATAGGCAACAGTCATGGAAGGGTAAGGCTTACCAAAAAAATCCTCATATACTTGATCAAAATAATCCCAGTCAATTTGTTCCGTTGACCATATATTAACCTTAATAACATTATCCGGAATTAAATCGATGCTCTTTAATAGATTTGATATATTTATAAATGTATTGTCTACTTGCTGATTGAATTCTTCAGGAAAATTACCGTCCAAATCTGCTCCAACTTGACCGGAAAATGTGTAAAAAGTTGCATTAGGTTCTATTTTTGTTATGTGAGTATAATTACCTACTGCTTTACTTACTTTTGATGAATTTAATCTACGAACTACATGATTCTGCATTTTATGATCGACCTTTCTGTATTGGGATAAAATAATTTCTACCACTCTATATTTTATAATATAAAGTTATCCTTTGATAGAAATTTATTTAACAAATACAGAGATGGAATATCGATTGTTTTCAATGCTTCTGGCATAGATAAGTTTTTCCATTCCAACACCTCCTACACCAGAAGTATAGATGTGAAAGTGAATTTTGTCAATGAGACATACACACAAAGGGGTTTTTCCCGCTGAAGCGAATAAAAAGAGTCCGGAATTTTTGGATGGACGTGTTAAATGGATCAAGGAGCCGTCAGCTTGTCCAGAACGAATATCAGATCCTTTTCTGCCTGTTTCATCAGATCGTAGGAATAATCGTTGAGACACCAGTCAATAATCACCCCCCGGTTGATTCGGATCAGAAACGCTGTAAGCTCTTGCACCGTCATATCGGTATGAATCATCTTTTTTTCTAACGCTTTTCCCGCCAGTTCTTCTACTGTCTGATAGTATTTTCTTACGGGCTTAACGGAATATTTCACATCCGTTGACAACTGAGCGATATACAGCTCTTTTGTTAAGTTGGCTGACTCTTCCATAACAAATTTTGTCTGGTGCAGTAATATAAATTTTATGTCTTCTACGGGATTGCGGAATTCATAATGCTGCAGCAGTAGATCCAAAGCATCGTCGTACAGGGCAAAGCCCTTGTTGATCATCTCTTCCTTGGAACTAAAATGATGGTAAAACGCTCCCGTGGAGATCCCGGCTTCCTGGCATAGCTGCCGGATGCTCATGTTGTGGTACCCTTTTTTTTGAATTAAATTTAAAGCGACCCGTATGATGTTATTTTTTGTCTGGGCGGCCTGCTCGTCTCTTTTCTTTCTAGCCATAAATGAGTTTGCTCCAATTAAATACAGTTTCTCTAATCATAATCTTTTTTAAAAAAATTTGCAAGGGAAACTCATTGGACCTAATTGACAAAAGAATAACAAAATGATAATATTGACATAACAACGTTCGGTTAAAAATGTTCGTTGGAAAAATAAATGAAAGGAGAAGATTATGAAGTTAACAAACGAAGAGCAGGATATACTCAATGGCAAATACGGAGATATACTGCAGAAAACAATGGAAACCCTTGTAAGGTACGGAGAAATGTATGACGCGGAATGCCTGGTACCTTTGGATGGACCTGTGCATCTTGTGTGTTCCTTTGGAATGCCGGCCTTAAAGCCTCTGTCAAGAATTATGAAAGAGATGATTGATGCCGGAATCAGGACCAAGCTGCCTTTTACGGCGGATCCGCAGCCTCTTGATTACGAGAATGTACCGGCCAGCCAGCAGGAGAAGGAGATGTATCAACTGTTATACGGCACCCAGAAGGAATACGAGAGCATGCTGGTAAAGCTGGGAATGAAGGATGAAAATGCCTATACCTGCGCCTGTTATTTTGATGAGGTGGGCAACACTCCAAAGTTCGGAGACAATCTGGCCTGGGCGGAATCCTCGGCGGTGGTTTATGCCAACTCTGTATTGGGAGCCCGGACAAACAGGACCTCTGGTGTTATGGAGTTCTTCAGCGGGATTATCGGAAAGACGCCGAAATTCGGTTTCCTGACCGAGGAAGGAAGGTATGCTGACTGGATCATAGAACTGAAAACAACGAACATTCCTCGTCCCCAGATTCTGGGAAGCGCCATCGGAATGAAGGTAGTGGAAAAGGTACCATACATAAAAGGCTTGGATCAGTTTCTCGGGACGGAACTAACTCCGGCGGTAAAGGACTACTTAAAGGATATGGGAGCCGCAACGGCATCAAACGGTGCGGTAGGGCTTTACCATGCGGAAAACCTGACACCGGAGGCGAAGAGATACGGAGAAGAACTGATCAGGGAGAATGCGTCCGTTTATGTTATCGATGATGCGGAGCTTCAGAGAGTGGTAAACTCCTATCCGGTCCTTTGGGCAGATAGAAATGCGAAACCAGACAGGGCATTTATCGGATGTCCCCATGC is a window of [Clostridium] saccharolyticum WM1 DNA encoding:
- a CDS encoding PTS system mannose/fructose/sorbose family transporter subunit IID is translated as MNFNLYPEFTKRLDKKDLIKIFWRSIPYEHSWNYERLGNVGFTFALLPVLQKLYPDKKDLSDAMKRHMELYNITPYIVTLPLGIAAAMEEANAESKEFDTTSIANVKLALMGPFSGLGDAFYWGTLRILATGIGTTLALQGNILGPILFFLAFNIPHYLIRYMCTFLGYRFGSDIISKIEESGLMNKIVQYASIMGMMVVGAMTMEMVHINFISEIGIGESISTLQSLLDGIFPGAATFMLFGITYKLLKKKMNPLVIMLSLLVFGIIGAYFGFLGV
- a CDS encoding ROK family protein; the encoded protein is MNQNRGINQDVTQEMNRSLLLKSLRREGVCSRAHLAALTGLKQATVTNIMKDFLNWGIVKEIGFLNGSKGRRSIGLSINPDGYRVMGVRLARKHYSVGLFDLTGKQIVKERVDFELEKQPGAEEILNQIVGRMRLMIQQYGKDSVLAAGLAVPGPFIAKKSRIALITGADIWKDIELKAFFNRELDIPVFLEHNANAGAYAHMWELKEAYHDDILVYIAAGQGIGAGIVMNGKIYEGALGTSGEIGHMTIDRNGKPCACGNRGCLERYASSLELVKTVYGERAGMDGCKFEDLEQRIKSGDTIGTEHYRRACESLGVGIINIINVINPDRIIIGDDMARPNPELMEQTVRETVQKGILPDVWEELTLSISEYQGDPILTGAAIVAIDRVFDCPGQFIKN
- a CDS encoding GntR family transcriptional regulator, whose amino-acid sequence is MKLMNKDEFIAKEIKYDLFASQAKEGMKLPSERKLAEKYNVQRMTVRLALQRLERESIIEVRQRSGYYVRPKRIDIDLREIMSLSEKAKNIGKDIENKLLSLEIVETDKKLSKIIKLPIGRKMFKIARVRYILDDLERIPVSLDEAYIPMDLAPELMDYDLEHCSLFEILKKQYGTVPFKDLQRVSIVNANEREADILNVSRLAPLVKKKSMTYDKNGELIQYLYSIKNKDWTSFKQINPIINGKIGGFID
- a CDS encoding RidA family protein; its protein translation is MQNHVVRRLNSSKVSKAVGNYTHITKIEPNATFYTFSGQVGADLDGNFPEEFNQQVDNTFINISNLLKSIDLIPDNVIKVNIWSTEQIDWDYFDQVYEDFFGKPYPSMTVAYVNALGLEEIKLEIELWAAK
- a CDS encoding SIS domain-containing protein, whose translation is MLRNFKLEKYLEDGKKTYSKREDIENLADSLTEKKFRNIVILGIGGTWAEWYAIVEYCRHLSDFPIYLENAAEFLVKKNMNYLSKDSLVITSSASGNTKEILEAVKLCMAEGIRVYGFTRDETTPLAKLLTKAIYNPCGDCEHSYLMYFMLALRLYHNMGYFDSYKRWADQMQHLYTNLIRIREEFEPRAAEIAKKYAKEPYTMFVGSGLLWGETYLFTMCILEEMQWVRTKAVTSADFFHGPLELVEKDVPVFLVMGEDEYRPLDERVERFARKFTDKLEVFDTKEFHLTDIDDEFRLIVTPMIITAILTERLAVHYELNTGHSLEFRRYYRQFEY
- a CDS encoding SIS domain-containing protein, which gives rise to MKKSMIDYIKLSSYRLTDNFEQREDIVEQLCREYINSGKCGIKIVASGSSYNSAAAARYYMQNKLGEVVHVITPHGYVHFDDLPLKNMFEIVISQSGCSTNCIEALKYMGEKGKYRIVLTGNMESNIKNYGDLIIDYGVGIETVDFVTMGVVTLMEFLMLFALEAGYRKGKLTMEEKRESLDNFYHAIAKHCRAVEAVSAFFDKYRLNLSDTGPTLICGNGPNKGAALEGALKFQETLKIPVAVYETEEFLHGPDMQLAPNYTVYFIDDPVPDDRIYHIFQAAGKVTGKAYFITSREDVPDERCIKLPLVKEEGLTPLLSTVVFQYLSAELMQALDTCHSHPYFREFEKLVSCKTENYVKILQDLEERDRS
- a CDS encoding PTS sugar transporter subunit IIB, with translation MIKMIRVDYRLLHGQVAFSWTSMLGADCLLLVSNTIRDDPLRMQTLKLAKPEGVKVVVKNSEDAVSALQSGVADKYQLFIICETIELAAEIAKAVKMKSINLGNIPFAEGKRQVSKSVFLDREEEERLKEMRKDGYDLYIQMVPTEKKINCQTILD
- a CDS encoding PTS mannose/fructose/sorbose/N-acetylgalactosamine transporter subunit IIC — translated: MFLKTVGIALITLLGYSEWLTGTSFIQRPIVLGPLVGLIMGDLQSGIIMGAMLELALVGAVSVGAYNPPDLISGTVLGVSLAIQSGAGASAALTLGIPVATIMLAMNTGFGQPVMLMLIHQCDKNVETGNLKAFKRNMLIAGYMQNWCGIIFVPIAFYFGSDAVTHLLGNIPSFIQTGMEIAAGLLPALGFAMLAQMIMNKKVAPFFFLGFFLVAYGGITTTGAAIFAIILVSVMLLHQNTQEVKTSAAACSNPIKGDGFDEF
- a CDS encoding TetR/AcrR family transcriptional regulator, with amino-acid sequence MARKKRDEQAAQTKNNIIRVALNLIQKKGYHNMSIRQLCQEAGISTGAFYHHFSSKEEMINKGFALYDDALDLLLQHYEFRNPVEDIKFILLHQTKFVMEESANLTKELYIAQLSTDVKYSVKPVRKYYQTVEELAGKALEKKMIHTDMTVQELTAFLIRINRGVIIDWCLNDYSYDLMKQAEKDLIFVLDKLTAP
- a CDS encoding GntR family transcriptional regulator, with translation MDLLIDYRMPLYIQLQDMIIKKIEDKEYLPGELIPSERKMAELYGVNRMTVKRTIHALVEKGYLYRIQGSGTYVAKSERVKVNMGFVNEMINAGITAMLKDVGMTVTNHVLGKGDVEAGRFICAKLGLAFDEPVYGLHRVRQTGDKAIAVEYTYVPKKFFQDMDEIDFKNVSLYDYMEARSHTPRHFVQNLIVVEAAEKEANLLGVKEGSAIFLMEYIGADISYNIVEFTESYMNPENIDFQYMVVNADEN
- the fsa gene encoding fructose-6-phosphate aldolase, with product MKFFVDTAKVEDIKKANDMGIICGVTTNPSLIAKEGRDFVEVIREITSIVDGPISGEVKATTTDALGMMKEGREIAAIHPNMVVKIPMTVEGLKAVKVLTAEGIKTNVTLVFSANQALLAARAGATYVSPFLGRLDDISQPGMDLIRTIADIFRISGIETEIIAASVRNPIHVIDCALAGADIATVPYGVLEQMTKHPLTEQGIEKFQADYRAVFGA
- a CDS encoding PTS sugar transporter subunit IIA; its protein translation is MRHLIVATHGEMANGIVHTAEFVLGKQEGLHALAAYTPVCMDFQQKLKDLVEKLIKEGEVIILTDLFGGSVNNESMGILPSDNVHIIAGVNLALVIQLLADGENGSTAELIQKSIQGARDAIIYCNAFVDNGGQELEFDQF